The genomic DNA GAGGGTTTCTAGACAATTCCGTATTTCGCCAGGTCGCTGAGCTCCATGTCGCCAAAGGCTTCCCATGGGCAGACGACTGTGATGTCGGTGCCAAGACCCTCCATGCCGGGGATGTCGTCTCCAAAtctgcaaaagaaaaaggagtAAAAACTCTGATAATTTCACCAGTGGAAGAAGTAGCGGTCATGTCCGTTACATAGctaaaatagaataaatgtgTACAGTAGTACTGTATTACTGTCTTACCCCTTCTGGC from Solea solea chromosome 10, fSolSol10.1, whole genome shotgun sequence includes the following:
- the LOC131466988 gene encoding retinal cone rhodopsin-sensitive cGMP 3',5'-cyclic phosphodiesterase subunit gamma-like, translating into MADTPVATPADKKAPPKFKQRTARTFKSKAPKPGQKGFGDDIPGMEGLGTDITVVCPWEAFGDMELSDLAKYGIV